Proteins encoded in a region of the Orcinus orca chromosome X, mOrcOrc1.1, whole genome shotgun sequence genome:
- the SLITRK4 gene encoding SLIT and NTRK-like protein 4 has product MFLWLFLILSALISSTKADSDISVEICNVCSCVSVENVLYVNCEKVSVYRPNQLKPPWSNFYHLNFQNNFLNILYPDTFLSFSHAVSLQLGNNKLQNIEGGAFLGLSALKQLHLNNNELKILRADTFLGIENLEYLQADYNLIKYIERGAFNKLHKLKVLILNDNLISFLPDNIFRFASLTHLDIRGNRIQKLPYIGVLEHIGRVVELQLEDNPWNCSCDLLPLKAWLENMPYNIYIGEAICETPSDLYGRLLKETNKQELCPMGTGSDFDVRILPPSQLENGYTTPNGHTTQTSLHRLVTKPPKTTNPSKISGIVAGKALSNRNLSQIVSYQTRVPPLTPCPAPCFCKTHPSDLGLSVNCQEKNIQSMSELIPKPLNAKKLHVNGNSIKDVDVSDFTEFEGLDLLHLGSNQITVIKGDIFRNLTNLRRLYLNGNQIERLYPEIFSGLHNLQYLYLEYNLIKEILAGTFDSMPNLQLLYLNNNLLKSLPVYIFSGAPLARLNLRNNKFMYLPVSGVLDQLQSLTQIDLEGNPWDCTCDLVALKLWLEKLKDGIVMKELKCETPVQFANIELKSLKNEILCPKLLNKPSAPFTSPAPAVTFTTQLGPIRSPPGGPVPLSILILSILVVLILTVFVAFCLLVFVLRRNKKPTAKHEGLGNPECGSMQLQLRKHDHKTNKKDGLVTEAFIPQTIEQMSKSHTCGLKESETGFMFSDPPGQKGMMRNVPDKEKDVLHVDTRKRLSTIDELDELFPSRDSNVFIQNFLESKKEYNSIGVSGFEIRYPEKQQDKKNKKSLIGGNHSKIVVEQRKSSEYFELKAKLQSSPDYLQVLEEQTALNKI; this is encoded by the coding sequence ATGTTTCTTTGGCTCTTTCTGATTTTGTCAGCCCTGATTTCTTCAACAAAGGCAGATTCTGACATATCGGTGGAAATTTGCAATGTGTGTTCCTGCGTGTCAGTTGAGAATGTGCTATATGTCAACTGTGAGAAGGTTTCAGTCTACAGGCCAAATCAGCTGAAACCCCCTTGGTCCAATTTTTATCACCTCAAtttccaaaacaattttttaaatatcctcTACCCAGATACGTTCTTGAGTTTTTCACATGCAGTATCCCTGCAGCTGGGAAACAATAAACTGCAGAACATTGAGGGAGGAGCCTTCCTTGGGCTCAGTGCATTAAAGCAGTTGCACTTGAACAACAATGAATTAAAGATTCTCCGAGCTGACACTTTCCTTGGCATTGAGAACTTGGAGTATCTCCAGGCTGACTACAATTTAATCAAGTATATTGAACGCGGGGCTTTCAATAAGCTCCACAAACTGAAAGTTCTCATTCTTAATGACAAtctgatttccttccttcctgataaTATTTTCCGATTCGCATCTTTGACCCATCTGGATATACGagggaacagaatccagaagcTCCCCTATATCGGAGTTCTGGAACACATAGGCCGTGTCGTCGAATTGCAACTGGAAGATAACCCTTGGAACTGTAGCTGTGATCTGTTGCCTTTAAAAGCTTGGCTGGAGAATATGCCATATAACATTTACATAGGGGAAGCTATCTGCGAAACGCCCAGTGACTTATACGGAAGGCttttaaaagaaaccaacaaACAAGAATTATGCCCCATGGGCACAGGCAGTGATTTTGACGTGCGAATCCTCCCTCCGTCTCAGCTGGAAAATGGCTACACCACTCCCAATGGTCACACCACCCAAACGTCCTTACACAGGTTGGTGACCAAACCACCGAAAACGACAAATCCATCCAAGATCTCTGGAATCGTGGCAGGCAAAGCCCTCTCCAACCGCAATCTCAGCCAGATTGTCTCTTACCAAACCAGGGTGCCCCCTCTTACACCTTGCCCAGCACCTTGCTTCTGCAAAACCCATCCTTCAGATCTGGGACTGAGTGTCAACTGCCAAGAGAAAAACATCCAGTCCATGTCTGAACTGATACCAAAACCTTTAAATGCCAAGAAGTTGCACGTTAACGGCAACAGCATCAAAGATGTGGACGTCTCCGACTTCACCGAGTTCGAAGGACTCGATCTGCTTCATTTAGGCAGCAATCAGATTACCGTGATCAAGGGAGACATATTCCGCAATCTCACGAATTTACGCAGGCTGTATCTCAACGGCAATCAGATCGAAAGACTCTATCCCGAAATATTTTCAGGCCTTCATAACCTGCAGTATCTGTATTTGGAATACAACTTGATTAAGGAAATCTTAGCGGGCACCTTTGACTCGATGCCAAACTTGCAGCTCCTGTACTTAAATAATAATCTCTTAAAGAGCCTGCCCGTGTACATTTTCTCAGGAGCACCCCTTGCTAGACTGAACCTGAGGAACAACAAGTTCATGTACCTGCCTGTCAGCGGGGTCCTGGATCAGCTGCAGTCTCTCACGCAGATCGACTTGGAGGGCAACCCATGGGACTGCACTTGTGACTTGGTGGCATTAAAGCTGTGGCTGGAGAAGCTGAAAGACGGGATTGTCATGAAAGAACTGAAGTGTGAGACACCCGTGCAGTTTGCCAACATCGAACTGAAGTCCCTCAAAAATGAAATCTTATGTCCCAAGCTCTTAAACAAGCCATCGGCACCCTTCACAAGCCCTGCACCTGCCGTTACATTCACCACCCAGCTGGGGCCCATTCGCAGTCCTCCTGGGGGTCCAGTGCCTCTGTCAATTTTAATCCTCAGCATCTTAGTGGTCCTCATCTTAACTGTGTTTGTTGCTTTTTGCCTTCTTGTTTTCGTGCTGAGACGAAACAAGAAGCCCACGGCGAAGCACGAAGGCCTGGGGAACCCCGAGTGCGGCTCCATGCAGCTGCAGCTGAGAAAACACGAccacaaaaccaacaaaaaagacGGACTGGTCACAGAAGCTTTCATTCCACAAACCATAGAGCAGATGAGCAAGAGCCACACCTGTGGCTTGAAAGAATCCGAAACCGGGTTTATGTTTTCTGATCCTCCAGGCCAGAAAGGCATGATGAGAAATGTCCCCGACAAGGAGAAAGATGTATTGCACGTGGATACCAGGAAGAGACTGAGCACCATCGATGAGCTGGACGAATTATTCCCGAGCAGGGATTCCAATGTGTTTATTCAGAATTTTCTCGAAAGCAAAAAGGAGTACAATAGCATAGGCGTCAGTGGTTTTGAGATCCGCTATCCTGAAAaacaacaagacaaaaaaaacaagaagtcaCTGATAGGCGGCAACCACAGTAAAATAGTTGTGGAGCAAAGGAAGAGCAGCgagtattttgaactgaaggcAAAACTCCAGAGTTCCCCCGACTACCTACAGGTCCTTGAGGAGCAGACAGCTTTGAACAAGATCTAG